One genomic region from Silvibacterium dinghuense encodes:
- a CDS encoding S53 family peptidase, whose translation MSVFRFRIALPAALRCSCPRIALFLAAALLPAAGAHAQYLSTHHVRDAVRTGSAQYVGHLPSSQTLSLDIVLPLSDESALESFLEDLYTPSSSSYHHYLTPAQFTERFGPSQADYDAVVTFAKSNGLTVTGGSIGSMDVQVKGTVSAIESAFHITLNTYQHPTESRTFYAPDREPTTSLNFSLWHISGLDNYSLPHPLYVSRTQTAAARGVDAKTLVTHATTGSGPSSSFLGSDMRAAYYGGTALTGSGQNLGLFEYEGTDLADLTTYYKNVGQTNSVPITLLSTDGTSTSCVYSRAGGDCDDTEQTLDMTQALGMAPGLASLVMYIGSTDTAILGAMTTHSPLPTTIGCSWGWTPADPTTLNPYFEKMAAQGQSFFAASGDDSTWSSRNEAWPADAAYVISVGGTDLTTSKAAGPWASETAWSDSGGGISPDKIAIPSWQKLTGVITSTNKGSTTYRNGPDVSANANFTFYTCADQTTCLANEYGGTSFAAPMWAGFIALSNQQATANGQSYAGFLDPTIYPDNLTSTYSTNFHDITSGKSGSYSAVTGYDLVTGWGSPKAALITTLAP comes from the coding sequence ATGAGCGTATTCCGCTTCAGAATCGCGCTGCCCGCCGCGCTTCGCTGCTCCTGCCCGCGTATTGCTCTGTTCCTCGCCGCCGCCCTGCTGCCCGCAGCCGGCGCCCACGCGCAGTACCTCTCCACGCACCATGTCCGCGACGCCGTCCGCACCGGCTCTGCCCAGTACGTCGGCCACCTGCCCTCCTCGCAGACCCTCTCGCTCGACATCGTGCTGCCGCTCAGCGATGAATCCGCTCTCGAAAGCTTTCTCGAAGATCTCTACACCCCCTCCTCCTCGAGCTACCACCACTACCTCACTCCGGCCCAGTTCACCGAGCGCTTCGGCCCCTCACAGGCCGACTACGACGCCGTCGTAACGTTCGCGAAATCGAACGGTCTTACCGTCACAGGCGGCTCCATCGGGAGCATGGATGTGCAGGTGAAGGGCACCGTCTCGGCCATCGAATCCGCCTTCCACATCACCCTCAACACCTACCAGCACCCGACCGAGAGTCGCACCTTCTACGCGCCTGACCGCGAGCCCACCACCAGCCTCAACTTCTCGCTCTGGCACATCTCCGGCCTCGATAATTACTCCCTCCCCCATCCGCTCTACGTCAGCCGCACCCAGACGGCCGCCGCGCGCGGCGTCGACGCGAAGACGCTCGTTACCCACGCCACGACCGGCTCCGGCCCATCGTCCTCCTTCCTCGGCTCTGACATGCGCGCCGCCTACTACGGCGGCACCGCGCTCACCGGCTCCGGCCAGAACCTCGGCCTCTTCGAATACGAAGGCACCGACCTCGCCGACCTCACCACCTACTACAAGAACGTCGGCCAGACCAACTCCGTGCCCATCACCCTGCTCTCCACCGACGGCACCTCCACCTCCTGCGTCTACAGCCGCGCCGGCGGCGACTGCGACGACACCGAACAGACCCTTGACATGACCCAGGCCCTCGGCATGGCGCCGGGCCTCGCCTCGCTGGTCATGTACATCGGCTCCACCGACACCGCCATCCTCGGCGCCATGACCACCCACAGCCCGCTGCCCACCACCATCGGCTGCTCCTGGGGATGGACACCCGCCGACCCCACCACGCTGAATCCGTATTTCGAGAAGATGGCCGCACAGGGGCAGAGCTTCTTCGCCGCCTCCGGTGACGATTCCACCTGGTCCAGCCGCAACGAGGCCTGGCCCGCCGACGCCGCCTACGTGATCTCCGTCGGCGGCACCGATCTCACCACCAGCAAAGCCGCCGGTCCATGGGCCTCCGAGACAGCATGGTCTGACTCCGGTGGCGGCATCTCGCCTGACAAGATCGCCATCCCCTCGTGGCAAAAACTCACCGGCGTCATCACCTCAACGAATAAAGGCTCGACCACCTATCGCAACGGTCCTGACGTCTCCGCCAACGCCAACTTCACCTTCTACACCTGCGCCGACCAGACCACCTGCCTGGCCAACGAGTACGGAGGCACCAGCTTCGCCGCACCGATGTGGGCCGGCTTCATCGCCCTCTCCAACCAGCAGGCAACCGCCAACGGACAGTCCTACGCTGGCTTCCTCGATCCCACTATCTACCCCGACAACCTCACGTCCACTTACTCCACCAACTTCCACGACATCACCAGCGGCAAATCCGGCAGCTACTCCGCCGTGACCGGCTATGACCTGGTCACCGGCTGGGGCAGCCCGAAGGCCGCGCTCATCACCACCCTTGCCCCGTAA